Genomic segment of Candidatus Oleimmundimicrobium sp.:
CGTCAGAGACCCTGTGTTTGAGGTCTGTGATCGTAGGCGCCTTCTTGTCCATCTGTTCCGGTGAGGCGATGAAATCCGCCCTCAGGATCATCGCACGCATAATATCTTCGGAAAGATTATTATCGCGCTCGATGCTGGCAATCGACGCCGGTTCACAGTTAAAGTACACAAGGATATATGTACCTCTGGTCTTACCGTCAATTTCGTAAGCAAGCTGGCGTTCGTCCCACTTCTTGAGTGTTACTATTTCGCCGCCTCTTTTTTCGATCTGTGCCGTAAT
This window contains:
- the rpsF gene encoding 30S ribosomal protein S6, which gives rise to ITAQIEKRGGEIVTLKKWDERQLAYEIDGKTRGTYILVYFNCEPASIASIERDNNLSEDIMRAMILRADFIASPEQMDKKAPTITDLKHRVSDEGWRRDDDVAPIGIDEADDIDDVEDVVDDE